CTTTCTGAAGAAGTGTTGAATTGAAGTTGATTTGACAGTTCAGTCTTTCTAGATAGTGCGCCATGGTTTGGAGCGTTCTTATATACTTTCATAGAGTACTTAATATATTTATAGAGTGCTAAATATATTCAGAGTACTAAATATTTGATAATACATAAGACTATGAACATTTAGCAATGTTGTTCCATGATGTAGCCATGCTTGCAATGACTAATTCTTGTGCAAACTGCTTTGGCATTGTTAATAGATATTTTGATATATACTCGAGTTTTCCACCCAAGAAATGAAATAAGAAAACAAATTAAACGCTGCTTCCACAATGTATGTTCACAACTGTTGATTGAAGAATTTATCTTGTTATTTTTGCTTAGTTTAAATACGATTAAATCACAGATCAAGCTCGAGCTACAACTTAATCACAGATCAAGCTCGAGCTTATAAGGCTCCAACATGAAAAGCATGTGCTTACACTGATCGCGAGTTAAGCTTATGCACTTTGGACAACTATTGACTTGATGTAAATAATTGAGTATGCTATTGGCTCCTCAAGCTATTTCGAATCGAATTCAAGCTTATAACTTGTATGCGTATATGTAAGCCAGAGAACAAGTACACATTCGATCGATCCAAAAGAATATATAAACTGATATACAATCCATCAAACACTACAAGCATCAAAAGATTTGGGATTTTTGATTTACTCTAATTCCAATTGTGTGGATTAAGAAAAGAACTTTATAATAGTAAACCACAAGATTCATAATCATTACACAGTTCTAATCCTAATCTCGAATCCGCGACTGCGTCAATACAACCAGATCAAAAGGTTAAACCACGAATAAGGTACTAATAGACCCGTACCAGTTCAATTTACGAGCATGTTGGTTTAACATAGATCACGCTTTAGCTTCCAACGCCAAATGGATCTTTTTTCTTGGACCCTACAGATATAAGATCCATTAAGCAGTTAGCAAAAATAAAATCTAGAAAAGATTAGATGGTTGAAGGTACAACACCTAAGAGCGTCACACAAATGCAATCAAATATAATATTCATAATTTACTATAACTTTCCTAAGCAATTTTCACATCAATCATTATAAGTATATTCACTACATTATCATAACCATAAAAAAGTACGTTCTATTTGGTTAATTTTAACACATTCATTTAAACTCGATGGGCCAAAGCAGGTTGTGTTTTATCTCAAACAGGTCAAATGAGCCAACTCTTAGGGTTTAGGTAACAATGGATGGGTCAAAAGAGTTAAGGTTACCCAAAAGACTATTTTATGCATCCAACCTCTAATATTATATAATTCGGAATAATATTTTGATCAGTGTTCTTGTAGTCGATATAAACAGGCAGGGTATTTTAAGTCAACCCGCTTTGACCTAGCCTGTACCAAAAAAAAAATTCTACACGTTACCCAACCCGCCGACCCACCCATATTGCCACCTCTAGCTTGTGTCTTGTAGAGCATAACTTACCATTGGGATTCCTATAGCCTTTAGATCTTCATCAGTCATGTGTAGAAGGGCAGCCATATCAACCTGCATAAAAAAGAAGATGCATAAACGCTTGATACAAGTTCTAAAATCCATGTATAGATTAAGTGATAAAGATTATACAAAAAGATTCATACTTCCTCGGCTTGAAATGTAATCGAATACTTTTCAAGACCCAAAGCCTGTAAGAAGCTGTCCACTGTTTCACCCTGTACAAAACACATAATGCTAAGAAAAAGAACCATCACTATAGCCCAAGAAAGTAAGTAGGTCGGGACTTTGAAACGACTTGTCGGTAGAGTCGGGGTCGAGTCGGACCTTGACTAACATTGacttttagtaatatatatatatatatatatatatatatatatatatatatatatatatatatatatacatgattacacataaatatatcaaacataaatATTTCCAACATAAATACTTCAAACATATGTATAGGGCACAAATCTTTGAATAAAAACTAGCAAAATTTTGACataactttgactttgaccgactaagAACAACTTTGACAAGACTATTTAGCATTGACCGACCAGTTACACGTTATTGGGCGAAACGGGATAGGCTAGCCACTAAATCGACTAGTCGGCCGAGACGGCCAACGTTTACAACACTGAGAACTACAAACCTTCttgaaaagaaaatagaaaaagtaaCCTAGTATATGCAACATTAAGTGACAACCTTTTCTTCATTAATATATGACATAGGCAGTCACATACCATTAAACATTAATATGAGAAATAAGCGGTAACATACCTTTCTTCTTTTAGAAACAGTGCTAGCAACTTTCTTAGGCACTTCAGCAACAACACTTTTCCTAGCAGGTTTACTGATCAATGTTGCCATTTTTGGTTTTGCCTGAGCTGTTACTGGTGGCTGTGAATTAGTGATACCGGATAGCTTTTCACGCAGATCTCTTACACCGAGAGTTGGCCGCTGATTAGTCTTCTTCTGGAGCTTCAAGCGTAGATCAAGGACACCAACTTTTCGATCTATGAAAGCCATAAAACATGAAAGAAATGATTAATGCAAGTGAGCCTTGTATTAAGCTTTACATAAAAGAATATAATCTTTAGTGTGAAGGCTTAATGATTCAGCTCATACTTGATGCTTGTGGATCAGCTTGTTCATACAGGTCGTGCTCCCATTTATCATCAGCTTGTCTCTGCCTGTAGCAGAAAAATCAACAGTTCTTATTCGAAAGTGTGATTCATGAAAGTATAATTCACATGACAAAGGTCCAAATGTTGCTATACAAATATAAGAATGAGTAACTGAATTCATATAAAGAACAACATCTAATACACTTTCAAGTTAAAACGGTTACATATGCGGTACAAAAAAGTACAGCAATACCTCTGTAGCACAAGTGACGACTAACTTTTCGCCACAGATTTTTCCCCCTATATTATTAATTGAGAAATACATAGTGCTAATGGTTACAAGATCACATGCTTAGAATTTAAACTGCAAACAGTTAACTATCATTTATTGGCATGTTTCAAACATGCACGAACTATTTGTTATTAACTTGGATTGTAAGTAAACCTTCGTGCCTGAAACGGAAccgactccggattgatctttgaatcgtgtgaacactttcctaatcgaatatttcgacccaattagccacgggttatacgaagtttcgattgggataagacaaagactagattgttgtcttggctaaaagaaaacaatcaaaacaattgcatagatttatcttctaattgtttaagttgaaagtgtgtgtaaaaggttaaaaatctggaacctttttcAAACACACAAAGGGTCAAAAGGTTTCTTGAAAAGTCACAAACTTTTGATTCATACCCATTAGTGACTTGGAAGTTAATTctcatgtatttagacttaaaatggtcCAAAAACATGTAAAAACGCGGTTtaaatgccctggaacaaccccaaaacgtttggggttcAAATTCAAATGTGCCTTTTAGGTTGAAAAGGCACATTTTCAGCGAAATAgcattaagccgcgccgcgggcccaagagccgcgccgcgggctaacaaagaAACTCACTGGCATCAGGTCAAAAACCCTCGACTATGAAAACAcggcttaagccgcgccgcgggtggcgaggccgcgccgcggcctaatgaaGCCTCCAGCCATCTTGTTTTGATAAACTCTCGACCCTCAAAACACCTtatgagccgcgccgcgggcttcctagccgcgccgcggcttaaccctGCGTCCAGCACCTCAATTTCGTGCTTAAGGTTTTCCGAGCGTATGGTCTTTTCAAGTCTCGTTTCGCATTCCTCAAATTCCATACATTATTTCCCAGTCCAAAGGATACATCAAACCATCTCAcattttacgaacgtgtactccacactctccgaattcgtgtaacgtatcaatggttcgaaaacACTTTCAACTTAGTAATCCAATCACTAAAATGAtatgttggatcatgctaaaatcaccaacaaatcccccccattttagtatgatccttgataactaaaataccaacaattagaaactaatgcataagtgtaaatgtcacatggattgaatttacacatagtatattacacatgcaagaattcgaaaatcagggtgctctaatagtttgaacccatcaattcatttAAAAACCTGTCGATAATATACACACTAGTTCCATAATCTCTAACAATACAACCTTGACACTATTAGGAGCCATGTGTCCCAATTCAATCATGAACATATAGAAAACTAATTCCAAAGCTTTCTTGAAGCGGCTCAACTTCATGTCCACTTAGGTAGCTCTCTTCAATCTTGCTCCTACAATGCAATTTTTCAAGAGAACTATTAAGAAGTCATAAACTTCAACCTCACTTTATCTTGTAGGTCCGAACACATACCCTTGGGATTATATGAAAACATGTGTTCCAATCTTCTCAAAATaggctttcctcattgaattcagctcctagcgttgtactagaagggaattgggtatcccacttTGAAAGATTTtgatggacttcaatcccacaccaATAGCTGCCTTGTGCACTGAGTCCCTGGCTAGTCCCTTGGTCAAGTGATCCGCGAGATTTTGTTCCGATCTAACAAAATCAATGGAGATCACTCCATTTGTGATTAATTCACGTACCATGGAATGTCTAACACCCAAGTGTCTAGACTTACCATTATACATGTGACTATAAGCCTTAGCCACCGTTGAAGCACTATCACAATGCATACCAATAGGAGGAATGGGCTTTGGCCACAAAGGAATTTCATATACCAAATTCCTTAACCACTCGGCTTCATTACCCGCCGCAACCAATGCAACAAATTCCGACTCCATTGTCGAATTTGTAATACATgtttgcttcttagaagcccatgaaattgCCCCTCCACCAAGTAGGAATATCCAATTAGTAGTAGAAGAATGATCTtccatattggttatccaacttgcATCCGAATAACCTTCTAGAATAGAAGGAAAGCCGGTATATGTGATACCAAAGTCCTTGATTTGCTTCAAGTACTTAAATACTCTATTCACAACTTGCCAATGGTGAGAACCCGGGTTACTAGTAAATCTACTCAATTTTCCCACCGCATAGGCAATATCCGGTCTAGTGCAAGTCATTGCATACATTAGACACCCTATAGCACTCGAGTATTTAAGTTGATACACAGCCGAACCTGTATTGGGTAAGAGCTTAAGAGTAGGATCAATGGGAGTACTCACCAGGGAGGTTTCCTCAAGATTGAACTTCTTGAGAATCTTCTCAATACAATGAGATTGAGTTACCGTGATGCCATTGTCACCACGGATGATCCTTATCTCAAGAATCACATCCGCAACCCCCATATCCTTCATCGAAAACTTAGATGACAAAAATTGTTTGGTCTTATAAACTTGATCTTGGTTAGTACCAAATATCAACATGTCATCCACATACAAACAAATAATCACACCATTCCCCTTGTGATCAAATTTGCTATACACACATTTATCCGATTGGTTGATCATAAAGCCATGAGACAAAAtgacatcatcaaacttttgatgccattgctttggtgcttgtttaagtccatacaaAGACTTAATCAACTTGCACACCTTCGTCTCTTGTCCCGGCATGACAAATCCTTCCGGCTGTTTCATGTACACCTCCTCCTCCAAATCACCGTTAAGAAAAgcggtttttacatccatttggtgAATAACAAGATTGTGAATCGACGCGAGCGAAATTAACAATCTAATGGTGGTGTTACGCGCAACCGGAGCAtaggtatcaaaatagtcaataccCTCCTTTTGCCTAAAGCCTTGTATGACCAAACGTGCTTTAAACTTGTCAACCGATCCGTCAACTTTCATCTTTCTTTTGAAGATCCATTTGTTGCCCAAAGGTTTACAACCGGAAGGCAAATTGACTAGAACCCATGTATTATTTTCCATGATAGAGTTTATCTCGTCACGAATTGCCTCTTTCCAAAAAGCAACGTCACGAGACCTCATGGCCTCGTCATATGTCCTCGGATCCTCCTCaatattataacaataatgaaGTTGAGATATGACACTATCTCTAGTTCCTTCAACTAAGAAT
This genomic stretch from Rutidosis leptorrhynchoides isolate AG116_Rl617_1_P2 chromosome 11, CSIRO_AGI_Rlap_v1, whole genome shotgun sequence harbors:
- the LOC139877691 gene encoding uncharacterized protein, yielding MATLISKPARKSVVAEVPKKVASTVSKRRKGETVDSFLQALGLEKYSITFQAEEVDMAALLHMTDEDLKAIGIPMGPRKKIHLALEAKA